From Triticum aestivum cultivar Chinese Spring chromosome 4A, IWGSC CS RefSeq v2.1, whole genome shotgun sequence, a single genomic window includes:
- the LOC123085798 gene encoding vicilin-like seed storage protein At2g28490 yields the protein MMRRGVAGMALLLVLLLLLSGWSAMGTPRSRERWEEGEGEWRPEEEAKGGGGSGGTGKGLFLLDKVEKVVESEGGSVHVVRGLPVPEAPWQHGGWSAECGACREGLMHIGFITMEPKTLFVPQYIDSNLILFVQRGDVKVGWIHKGGLVEKQLKMGDVLQIDAGSIFYMVNTGKGQRLHIICSIDASDSAGFAPYQSFYLGGGGKQTSVLAGFEPKILVTALNTTYDELGRILPVRTGGTGGPFVSYTTESGSGGKEHGQGGERDVGENGRESEPWRPVGRGDDDEPGSGQSTWTWSWRKLMSRFIGGELNKKSDKTLRAPEPYNLFDHEPSFRNTYGWSISVDKHDYEPLDHSDIGVYLVDLTAGSMMAPHVNPRATEYGVVLAGEGVIQVVFPNGSLAMSAEVRAGDVFWIPRHLPFVQVASRGGPFVFFGFTTSARRNKPQFLTGPTSVLRMMLGPELAAGLGVPQKELRKVVEAQTVAVIEPPLPEKEKGRKEREPFVMKQVARE from the exons ATGATGCGTCGCGGGGTTGCCGGCATGGCGCTGCTGCTCGTGCTGCTTCTCCTCCTCTCGGGGTGGTCGGCGATGGGGACTCCGCGTTCACGCGAGAgatgggaggagggggagggggagtggCGGCCGGAGGAAGAGGCCAAGGGCGGCGGCGGGAGTGGCGGGACTGGGAAAGGCCTGTTCTTGCTGGACAAGGTGGAGAAGGTGGTGGAGTCGGAAGGTGGGAGTGTGCACGTCGTGCGCGGGCTGCCCGTGCCGGAAGCACCGTGGCAGCACGGCGGGTGGTCCGCCGAGTGCGGAGCTTGCCGGGAGGGGCTCATGCACATCGGCTTCAtaaccatggagcccaagacgctGTTCGTGCCGCAGTACATCGACTCCAACCTCATCCTCTTCGTGCAGCGAG GGGATGTGAAGGTTGGATGGATCCACAAGGGCGGTCTCGTGGAGAAGCAGCTCAAGATGGGCGACGTCCTACAGATCGACGCCGGctccatcttctacatggtcaacACAGGCAAAGGCCAGAGGCTGCACATCATATGCAGTATCGACGCCTCGGATAGCGCAGGCTTCGCACCTTATCAG TCCTTCTATCTTGGTGGGGGAGGGAAACAGACCTCAGTGCTGGCCGGATTCGAGCCAAAGATTCTTGTCACCGCTCTCAAC ACCACTTACGACGAACTGGGAAGAATCTTACCCGTGCGAACCGGTGGAACCGGGGGCCCTTTCGTGTCCTACACAACGGAGTCCGGGAGCGGTGGCAAAGAGCATGGACAGGGAGGCGAGCGTGATGTGGGGGAAAATGGAAGGGAGAGCGAGCCATGGAGACCAGTGGGGAGAGGCGACGACGACGAACCCGGTAGCGGGCAATCCACTTGGACTTGGTCGTGGAGGAAACTGATGAGCAGGTTCATCGGAGGGGAGCTGAACAAGAAGTCGGACAAGACTCTGCGCGCGCCGGAGCCTTACAACCTGTTCGACCACGAGCCCAGCTTCCGGAACACCTATGGCTGGAGCATCTCCGTCGACAAGCACGACTACGAGCCCTTGGACCACTCCGACATCGGCGTCTATCTCGTCGACCTCACCGCC GGCTCGATGATGGCGCCACACGTGAACCCGAGGGCAACGGAGTACGGCGTGGTGCTCGCCGGGGAAGGCGTCATCCAGGTGGTCTTCCCCAACGGGTCGCTTGCGATGAGCGCGGAGGTGCGTGCCGGCGACGTGTTCTGGATCCCACGCCACCTCCCGTTCgtccaggtggcgtcgcggggcggGCCGTTCGTGTTCTTCGGGTTCACCACGTCGGCGCGGCGGAACAAGCCGCAGTTCCTGACCGGCCCCACCTCTGTCCTCCGCATGATGCTCGGGCCGGAGCTCGCGGCCGGGTTGGGCGTCCCTCAGAAGGAATTGAGGAAGGTGGTGGAGGCCCAGACGGTGGCGGTGATCGAGCCGCCGTTGCCGGAGAAGGAGAAGGGGCGGAAGGAGAGGGAACCGTTTGTTATGAAGCAAGTGGCGAGGGAGTGA
- the LOC123085797 gene encoding pentatricopeptide repeat-containing protein At1g64580, producing the protein MASLYHSSLPLSPPSSSCHGVLSLAPRTAAPFVCLCRAPPQDDHDAELLGALQSDGNGSLLREHPASAKVLESGSAELGDGSGGGRRSSQAQLRARDCARRIMSLPMEERVKVLDLLQRDDAALTISDYNDIISALARGEDYDSAVALFRALEPNGVVAPDAHSFAIAVQCFCRKGAPDEAKETLDEMVARGHLPSVAAFSAVVGCLCKRGRVTRAMEVFDTMRAVGSEPTIRTYNSLIGGLCYVGRLEEARDLLNKLKDSPKQTADIYTFTIVLDGFCKVGRTEDAMAIFEDAIRMGLSPTIFTYNALLNGHCKEGNLLKAYDLLMEMCDNDDCPPDKISFSIVLPALLRAGEISAAWKTFKRMEHAGFEADSRALDTLARGLCRQCAADISVLKDAKEVFGKVVAAGHEPVSYTYCLMAQALARGGEVDAAVAILDDMVRKGYALRKRAYTDVVRALCDRSRTHDALRVLAAVITKDFVPGRNVFDALLEELSRQGRWPDAMAVYGAAVKRGVVVSLKRHVKEALARDQKKEEAWESPAQLCVP; encoded by the coding sequence ATGGCGTCTCTCTACCACTCCTCCCTCCCGCTCTCCCCGCCGTCCTCCAGCTGCCATGGTGTCCTCTCCTTGGCCCCTCGAACCGCGGCGCCCTTCGTCTGCCTCTGCAGAGCGCCACCGCAAGACGACCACGACGCGGAGCTCCTCGGCGCGCTCCAGTCCGACGGCAATGGCAGCCTCCTCAGAGAACATCCCGCGTCAGCCAAAGTTCTAGAGTCGGGCTCTGCAGAATTGggtgacggcagcggcggcgggaggaggagctctCAGGCTCAGCTCCGGGCGCGTGACTGCGCGAGGCGGATCATGAGCCTCCCCATGGAGGAGCGGGTGAAGGTGCTCGACCTCCTGCAGCGCGACGACGCGGCGCTCACCATCTCCGACTACAACGACATCATCTCCGCGCTCGCGAGGGGCGAGGACTACGACTCCGCGGTCGCGCTCTTCAGGGCGCTCGAGCCCAACGGCGTCGTTGCCCCGGACGCCCACTCTTTCGCCATCGCCGTGCAGTGCTTCTGCAGGAAGGGCGCGCCCGACGAGGCAAAGGAGACGCTTGACGAGATGGTGGCTCGCGGTCACCTCCCCAGCGTCGCCGCCTTCTCCGCCGTCGTGGGCTGCCTCTGCAAACGTGGACGCGTCACCAGGGCCATGGAGGTGTTCGACACCATGCGTGCCGTCGGGAGCGAGCCCACCATCCGCACGTACAACAGCCTCATCGGCGGGCTCTGCTACGTCGGCCGCCTCGAGGAGGCGCGGGACCTCCTCAACAAGCTCAAGGACTCGCCCAAGCAGACGGCGGACATCTACACCTTCACCATTGTGCTGGACGGGTTCTGCAAGGTAGGCCGGACGGAGGACGCCATGGCCATCTTCGAAGATGCCATCCGGATGGGCCTCTCGCCCACGATATTCACCTACAATGCGCTGCTCAACGGCCACTGCAAGGAGGGGAACCTGCTGAAAGCGTATGACCTGCTCATGGAGATGTGCGACAACGATGACTGCCCGCCGGACAAGATCAGCTTCAGCATTGTGCTGCCGGCGCTGCTGCGGGCAGGCGAGATCTCCGCAGCGTGGAAGACTTTCAAACGCATGGAGCACGCCGGGTTCGAGGCGGACAGCCGAGCACTGGACACGCTGGCCCGGGGCCTATGCCGGCAATGTGCGGCGGACATCTCGGTCCTGAAGGACGCCAAGGAGGTGTTCGGCAAGGTGGTGGCGGCCGGGCACGAGCCGGTGTCGTACACGTACTGCCTGATGGCGCAGGCACTGGCGCGCGGCGGCGAGGTGGACGCAGCCGTGGCCATATTGGACGACATGGTGCGCAAGGGGTATGCGCTGCGGAAGCGCGCGTACACGGACGTGGTGCGCGCGCTGTGCGACCGCAGCAGGACGCACGACGCTCTCCGGGTGCTGGCCGCGGTGATCACGAAGGACTTCGTGCCCGGCCGGAACGTGTTCGACGCGCTGCTCGAAGAGCTCAGCCGGCAGGGGAGGTGGCCCGACGCCATGGCCGTGTACGGCGCTGCGGTGAAGCGGGGCGTCGTGGTGTCGCTGAAGCGTCACGTCAAGGAGGCGCTGGCGCGGGATCAGAAGAAGGAAGAGGCGTGGGAATCGCCCGCGCAGTTGTGTGTCCCATAG